The following is a genomic window from bacterium.
CCCATTTCCCAGTAGAACTTTATTTATTATCGGCTCTAATAATGCAATGGACACCATATTGAAAAAAGCATAAAAAATCATACAGATTATTGATATAGATATAATCTTATAATATGGTTTTAAATAACCCAAACAACGCAGATATAGTCTCATTTTATTTCAAGAATTCGTTATAAACTTTTTCTATATTATCTACATAATGTTCCAAACTGAAATTGTTGACCACTCTTTCTCTGCCTATGCTTCCCATACTTTTCCTTTTGTCCTCATCCTGAATAAGTTCAATTATCTTTTGCGCCAACACATCAGGAGAATTTACCGGTATTAAAAAACCCGATATTTTATCAACAACAGCTTCGCTATTCCCCCCTACCCGAGTTGCAATAACAGGTTTGGCACAAGCCATGGCTTCAATTATAACACGTGCAAAGCCTTCCTTGAGTGTAGGAAGCGCAAAAATATCGATGCTGGCAAGGATTTGGGGAATATCATTTCTATTATCTGTAAAAATTACTTTATCTCCAATGCCAAGTTTATCAACAAGGTCTTTCAATTGCGTTTTGTATTTTTCTTTTTTTGCCTCGCCTACTATAAGAAATTTTGTCGCAGGGTATGTTTTTAAAACAATAGAAGCGGCTTGTATAAACGTCTTTTGTCCCTTATCGGGATATAGTTGTCCTATTGTCCCTATCACGATTTCTTCCGGAGCAATGTTCAATTCTTTTTTTACGTAGTCACCTTTTATATTAGGATTAAACTGTTTTATATCAACTCCGTTATATACAGTAGTAGTTTTTATAAAAATTGTAGGGAATTTTTCGATTGGTTTTCGAGTTTCATTGGATACGGTTATTAATTTATCCGAATGCGCAAGTAAATAATTTTTTATCTTTTTGATATCTAGACTTGTACGTATGTGAGTTATACAAGGAATACGAGTAATTTTTGCGGATATTACACTGTAAGGATTTATCCAAAATTCGTTGCAATGGATAAGATTTATTTTTTCTTTTTTTATCAGTTTGACCAGCGAATAAATAAGGGAAGGTATAAACCTTATATTTCTAATTTTTCTCCAAT
Proteins encoded in this region:
- a CDS encoding glycosyltransferase gives rise to the protein MLYKILYLTPSANLLGARRSLLILLENLDKEKYFPIVLCPKKDGELVRVLKEKGIRTEILRLRNWRKIRNIRFIPSLIYSLVKLIKKEKINLIHCNEFWINPYSVISAKITRIPCITHIRTSLDIKKIKNYLLAHSDKLITVSNETRKPIEKFPTIFIKTTTVYNGVDIKQFNPNIKGDYVKKELNIAPEEIVIGTIGQLYPDKGQKTFIQAASIVLKTYPATKFLIVGEAKKEKYKTQLKDLVDKLGIGDKVIFTDNRNDIPQILASIDIFALPTLKEGFARVIIEAMACAKPVIATRVGGNSEAVVDKISGFLIPVNSPDVLAQKIIELIQDEDKRKSMGSIGRERVVNNFSLEHYVDNIEKVYNEFLK